TATACTTCAGAATACAGCCTGCGGGGGGGAGAAAACGTGTGTGGGACCCATGTGGCCCACTTGTCCCCAAATCCACTGGACAGCCACCGTTTTCCCCATTGGCAACTGCCAATGATACCACCACGTCTGGAATACATCCGGGACCCTTCACCCCAAAGCGcctgcagcaccagggaggagcCCGAGTTCATTACCGGCCTGGTGGCCCCCTGTCATCACACAAGGTGGCTGACGCGGAGATGTAATGTCACAGTGACAACTGCATAATGTCGCAGTGCCCATATGGCGTCACGGTGCCCCTCCATGATGTCGCAGTGCCCATATGGCGTCACAGTGACAACTGCATGATGTCACAGTACCCATATGGTGTCACGGTGACAACTGCATGATGTCACAAACTACAAGGCTGTGCGGGCCACGTGGGCACCACCCAGGGAGCCTGGTGGCCATAGCAGCCTCCCGCCCCCGCCACGCGGCGTATACCTTGAAGGGAGAAAGCTCGAAGCCGAAGTCGCACAGGCAACCGCGGACCCGCCTCTCCAGCGCAGCCACACCAGGCTCCATGCTGCCCATCGCGCGGGGCACCACGGGAGATGTAGTCTCCCGTCCGCCATGGCTACGCGCGCGGAGGATCATGGGAAAGAAAGTCCTTCCCCACCACGCCGCGGCTGCACGCGGGCAACGCTCGCCTCCTCCTGCGGCTGCGCGCGGTGCGTCTTGGGAGCTGCCCGCCGCCCGGACGCCGCGACCGCGCGCGGGGCATGATGGGAGAGGTAGCCCGCTTTTCAGACGCCGCGGGGCACGATGGGATTGTAGGCCGGCCTGCCCGCCATGGCTGCTGGGACGTGTAGTCCTGAGGCCGTGTCTCTCTGggccgggggggcagggcggACTCCATCCCCCAGCAGGCcccggggcaggggggtgcggtGACGGCGGCTGGGCGCGTTTTGAAACCTCGGAGGGAGCGAGGCAGCCCCCAAGGGGCGCGGGGGCGTCGGAGCCGCGCGCCGGGCCCGGGAGCCTGTGGCACCGGTAGTAGggacccccgccccgccccgcccagcTCGGCCCGAGCCCGGTCTCGCCGCTGGGACCCGAGACCTGCTCGCTAGGCCGCGTTCCCGCAGGGACCCCGGGGCCGccgctgagccccccgccccgcatcCCCCCGGGGCCCCACGTCCCGCCCCTCCGCCAGGCTCCCTCCCAACGCCTCCCCGGGGCCCCGCCCGCCGCcaggccccccgccccgcccctccggCAGGCTCCccgggcccccccgccccgcatcccgccctgcccctctgccaggcccCCCCAACGCGTCTGCCAAGTTCCCTGACACCTCCCTGGGGACCCTGCCCACATCTCCCTGGGGACCCCGCTCCTCCATCAGGCCCCCCAACGCCTCCCCGGGCCCCCACCCCGCCGCCAGGCGCCCTGCCCCTCCGCcaagccccccaccccggggccccggccctgctcctctgccaggCCCCCCTACGCCTCCCCGTGGCCCCCGACCCACATCCCCCCGGGGCTCCCCACCCCTCCGCTGGGCTCCCCAGCCCTCCGCCGGGCCCCCCCAATGCCTCCCCGGGGCCCCGCCCTGCCACCAGGCCCCCCCCGGGCTGGGCCCCGCCCCTCCACCAAGCCCCTTGGGGACCCCACCCCTCCATCAGGCCCCCCCAACGCCTCCCCGGGCCCCCACCCCGCCGCCAGGCGCCCTGCCCCTCCGCCaagccccccgccccggccctgctcctctgccaggCCCCCCTACGCCTCCCCGTGGCCCCCGACCCACATCCCCCTGGGGCTCCCCAGCCCTCCGCCGGGCCCCCCCAATGCCTCCCCGGGGCCCCGCCCTGCCACCAGGCCCCCCCGGGCTGGGCCCCGCCCCTCCACCAAGCCCCTTGGGGACACCACCCCTCCATCAGGCCCCCCCAACGCCTCCCTGGGCCACCACCCCGCCGCCAGGCACCCTGCTCCTCCGCCAagccccccgccctggggcccCGCCCCTCTGCCAGGCCCCCCGCCAGACCCCCcagggcccctcccctccccacatctccctgGGGCTCTGCCCCTCCGCCAGGCCCCCCCAACACCTCCCCGGAgccccctgaccccacccctctgccagagccctgaACACCTccctggagtcccctctcctccaccaggctccccagtgcctccccggggccccctctccctgcccatccgCCAGGCCCTCCAacactgccccagagccccctctccctgcccatccgCCGGGCCCCCCAACaccgccccagagccccctctccctgcccgcCCGCCGGGCCCCCCAACgcctccccagagccccctctcctTGCCTGTCTGCCAGGGCCCCCAACGCCTCCCTGGAGccctctcaccccacccctctgccaagCCCCCCAATGCCTCTCTGGaacccctggccctccccattCGCCAGGCCCCCCCAACACTTCCTCGGAGCTCCCTCACCCCGCCTATCTGCCAGGCCCCCCAACGGCTCCCCGgagccccctctccccgcccctctGTCAAGCCCCCCAATGCCTCCCCGGAGCCCCCTGACCCCTTTCCTCCACCAGGCCCCCCAACACCTCCCaggagccccctctccccaccccattgccAGGCCCCCCGATGCCTCCCTggagccccctctcccctgccccctgccaggcccCCCAACACCTCACCAGAGAACCTTACCCTGATCCTCCACCACgctctccactccacccccttgaTACCTCCCATCACCCCACCCATCCACCAGGCCCCTCTGCCAGCCCCTCCGCATGCCTCTCCAGAGCCCCCCACATGCCTCTGCCATacttcctccccccagcacctccccagaCCCTTCTGAGACCTCACACctcatggtggggggggggcgacccaccccccacccagaacACCCTGAAACTGTCTGGCAGATTTCTATGTCTGTAATAGTGCAGCTGGTGGGAGCCCTGGGCTTTCCCTACCTCCTTCACCCTTCTTTGAGGACAGGGCATGACCCTGCCCCAGAGTCCGCTTAAGGCTCAGAGAAAGCAGATGGGGTGTATTTTACTGCATCACCAGCGCTATGGCAGGGTGCTGTGCTTGGCCCTAGGAGATGGTCCGTATGGAAGTCTGCTTCTGCACTGCCCTGTCCCAGTACCAGTGAGCCTCCATCAGGCCTAGTTTATGAAATCCATTCTGGGTGTGAATTATGTAGGAGCCTCAAGATTTCTAGACCCTGCACTTTGCCCTCAGTCCTGTATCCTCCCATTTATTTCTCTTACCATAcatgtatatttattttaactGTAATAGGAGCATAGACTGTATAGGGAGAAAAATCTCTATGCTGGTGGTTTTACAGGTCAATCCAGCTATCTTCACCACATTGGGCTCTGCTCTATCCCTCAGCTTTATACACCAAGGGCTGATTCTAGGTTACTTTGTCATTGGTAAACAGTTAAAAGCACCTGCCTACCAGCCACATGAACTGGGATACACAGCTCAACTCCATACTGACTGCAACAGACAGCAACGTGGCTAAAATAAAGGCAAGTTCAGCTGCATTGTCATCTCTTTCTTGTGGCTTAGACTCTCACTCCAGGAAAGTCCTATTTAAACAAGTGCTGGATCCCTTGGTTCCTTGAACTATGTTGGTAACGTTGCTGTAGGTGAAGTCACCGGGACTGGTTTCCGTAGCTGCTTTGGCTcgtattaggtttcagagtagcagccgtgttagtctgtatcctcaaaaagaaaaggaataaatttgttagtctctaagttgtcacaaatactccttttcttttggctagTATTGTAACTGTTGTAGAGCTCCCTGCCCTCTAGAGACTGGTTGAATGTTGCACGTTGATAGTTGGATTCAACTGAAAAATGACTTTCACACAGGTCTTTTTCAGTACTAGACTGGAGGTATCAAGGCTCCAGTGTCCCTAGAAGGGATGAAAATGGAAATGCTTCTGCAAATATTTCAAGGATGTAAATGCCCAGGAGTAGGGAACGATTCCTCAGGGTGATTCAAGGCCCTAGAAGAGAAAAGGGATGAAATGGGAATGCAACATGGATTGGGCACTGGACTGAGAGGAACCACCTAATTCCTGTGTAATAAGCAACTTCTAGAACTGGATGGGTGTCCACTGTTTGCAAACATCACAATCCAGGCTTCTTTGCCAAAATAAAATCCACCTCTGTGTTTACTGCACATACTTACGGAAATTACGTCCTCAAGGTCCTCTGTGCAGTTCGTTTTTGTCCCTTCAGTGAAGAAAGATTCTCTTGACTTCCCCAAGAAAGTTGGATCTTTTGTTGAGCCAGGATTATTCTGTCAGCCCTGCAGAACCTTTATTATATAACAGTTCAGAGGAAGGGGTGTGCTCTTTTGGATAGATACAAGTGGTTTTCTTTAAAGACCAGCAGATGAGTACCTCGGGTTTTGTCAGGCCTTCCTGCGATATCCACCCCATAAAAGCGTGGATTGGCATGAAAGGGAGCCAATTTGTGAGTAGTGTGATGTGCAGCTCTGAGATGTATTATTTTATCGTTAGAGCCAGGGAAGATGGCTGTGTTATAGAGAAGGCAGCAATAACATTGGGGGAGAGTGGTCTAGTGCTTAGAGTGGGGAATTGTGCTTTGGGATTGCTGAGTTCTGTTCCCGCCTCTGCCCCAATTTACTGTTTCGACAAGCCCCTGAACTAGTCTCTTCCTCAGttctccccatctataaaatgggagaTTATGGGCTATAGAGGGTGCTAGAGGTACACGGTTGTTTTAAAGCTACTGGTGCTGTTCCTAAGTAATCAGCCACGGGGGAAGGGACCCACTTACACTGCAGTTTCAGTCTGGCTAGAGATCATACAGACCTCTAGGAATGCTGTTAGATTTTTCCAAGTTCTGTGACTATCCTTATGTACCTAATATGGTAATTGTTTCACATAATTAAAAACATgtcttttgcaaacatttttcatagatttaaaagtcagaagggaccactgtgaaatctagtctgacttcctgtataacacagaccatattaccagcaggagagtgggtttgtgtgtgtgtgggggggggggggtgagaaaacctggatttgtgctggaaatggcccaacttgattatcatacacattgtaaggagagtgatcactttagataagctaataccagcaggagagtggggtgggaggaggtattttttcatgctttgtgtgtatataaaaagatcttctacactttccacagtatgcatccaatgaagtgagctgtagctcacgaaagcttatgctcaaataaattggttagtctctaaggtgccacaagtactccttttctttttgcgaatacagactaacacggctgttactctgaaacagaccaTAGGACCTCCCTGAATTCATTCCTGTTTCAACTACTTTCCTTTCTGGATTTGCCCCACATACTTCACCCTTCTGTTCCTCTGTCCACTCCTCATCACTGTTGTTGCAATTTAGTTGATTTGAGAAGTCATCATTGAGAACATGAGGGCATTTCCTAACCTGTCCTCTGGTGTTAAGACCCCATCCTCCTTCTATCTGAAGACAGATCCACTGTGGAAAGCCGTGTGAAGCACCCTACCACTTCTTCCTGTGTGTGTAACTTTCCCCTGTCCTTTAGTGTCTTTACCACTTAATCTGGTTTCTCTTTCTCTATTACAGCAGCGTCTGAACACAATCAGCATCTCTTCCAAAGGTAACAACCTGTTTGTCTCAAGCATTTCGAAAAGCACTTGCTACCATAGCACTGAGGTTCTGTAGGAATATCCATTGCGTTGTACAATCATGTGTTGTTGTTGCTGTGTCTCAAATGGATGATTATAcctgtctttatttttcttttgtaaaagcTGTTGATGCCTTGGGGTTAAAATCCAGGCAACTTCTGTACCCACGTAGCAACGCAATGGCCATTTCAAGCCCCTCTTATTGGTTACCTGTACAGCGGTTCCAGGGTGGGCAGACCTGCCTGTTCTAATGACTCCACATGTGATTGTATAATTTAAGCAGAAATAGGAAAGAATCTAGtttctgcttttgaaaacttcagtTTGGCCTTTTCCAAGTTCCTTGTCTTGGCACTAGCTGAGGCAAGTCTAACAGTGTGGTAAACAAGTGGgttcccttccctgcagcccttgtaACTCCTGTTACTTTTGATCTCTTAGTGGATTTGCTGCTTGACAGAATAAACACTGAGAAGGTTGCATTTGATGAGTCTCTGGCTGGATCTCGGCAACCGTGTCCTACCTGCCTAAGTCTTCCACGCTGCAGGATGGCAACAGAGGAGCTTGCAACCATCAGCAGTCAGCTGCATTCGCAAGCTAAGGTAACTCCAAAGTGCCGATGACATTAGCCTCTCTACTAAGGGGAAAGAGACAGGTTTCACTAGTGAGCTTAAAATACACACTTCTTACACTGGATGCCCTGGACTGTGGGGATCCTCTGTTTGTCACACGATGGGAAAAGCCTCTCCCTGTTGAGCCAGTGGATATTGCTCTTTGGGACAGCTGGAAAGGTCTCCACATGAAGATTTGAGGtgttcctttctctccccatcACCCTGCTTGAGAGAGTGTTGCCTCTGCAGCACCCCCAATTCCTGCCAGCACATGGCTGAAGCTGCAGGGACACTTCACTAGTCCTTTAAAGCAAAGTAACTTCCCAGGATCACTAACTTTACTTTCCTCTCTGTGAGGTCCCCTGTATCCCTTTGAGCACTGAatcttctccctgcccctgatCACAGCCTTTATCCTTCCAACAGGAGGGTCATAGGAGATTCCTTGGAAGCCCCTCTATCCTGCTCCGCCGAGTGTGGTTGCTTTTAGAGTCAGTCTTGAGGTGCCCCAcagcattcccagcttctgaaacTGAACTGACTTGCACAAGACAACTGAGTTCTTCCCTGCACTCAATTATTTCCGTATGAGACTTGTTCTCATCCTGCTCTTCCCCCCAGGTCATTGAGTCTCTCACCCAGTCAGTAAATCGACTGAAGCAGGAGAAGGAGCTCCAGCAACAGCAGATCCATAATCTGGAAGGTATTGATGAATCACTTGGCTTTGCAGTCATTCTGGGATGTTCAGAGATTGCTCCTCATCTGACTGTTTGGGATCCTGTTGAGACAACAGGCTGTGAGTGCAGCGCCCCAATGGGGCACAGTCCAGTTCCCTACTCTGCTGAATACATAGAGCTCAAACCTAGAGTAGAAACCTGGTGTCCCAACTCATAGTCCTTTGCTCTAACCCTTACAGAATACAACCTTTACATCTGTTGGTACAGATGCTTGTAGGTTGTTGGCTCAGACGTTGGAACTCTTGGTTTACATCTCTCATGGGTTCTACCCAAGAGTATCACTTGTTCAGAGTACGCCATGAAGACCGGACTCCCCTCATGCCCCTGGAGTGTGCTGGCAGAGTGGTGAAGGGAGCCCTGGAACTGGTACCGATTTTGCTGTACCATGTCAGGGGATCAGCAGAGGCCCCCCTGCGcgctcagtccagtgccttacatCAGCAGTGAACTGACTTTTGAGACCATTGTACTGTGTATTATTCAACCCCACCCTTCCCGTTGCAGGCTGAAGCCTAACCATTTTCTGTTGTTTTGCTTGCTGTTGCAGAGGAGGTTGGTCGATTGCATAACAGCCCTCAGAGTGGCTTGGAGTCCCTGCTGGGGCGGAGAATGGAAGGGCTGAAGAGCGAGCTTCGTAACTTGCGACAGCAAGTGTTTCACCAGCCGGATGGAGATTGCACCCCGGATCCGTATCCCAGCTCCAGCGTCATGCAGGAGGTGCATGAGAGGTCAGCTCTGGGGCTTTACAGCTGTGTGGGTCATGGGAAATTAAGGCTGTTGCTtcctttgttaataaatttgttagtctctaaggtgcctcaaggactccttgttgtttttgctgatacagactaacacagctgccactctgaaacctttccccagGGGGtaaccctctctctctttcattttagCAAAAAGCTCCTGTGGCGAGAATATGAGTGTGTGAGGCGAGAGGTGGATCAACTGAAGCACAAGCTCAGTGAGTGTTGCTCTGGACTGCTCCCCATGCGGGTCACTGCCCTGTGGGCCTGACAGGTGACTGGAAGCGGGAGGGAAGCAGCCTGCAGTTGAGAGCATCATGTTCTTTGTTGTCGTGGACAGTTTGCTCAGGAATGGAAGAGATGGAGATGCTGTGGTGAATTGGCAGAGTTGGAGGGGAAGTGTGGGAGCATGCACAGGGCTTGCTAGCTCAGTCAGACTCCCACcagggcattggcagagctgtgggaggggaacaTGCACTGGGTCTCCCAACTCTGTCTGACTCTGTGTGTTGCATTGTGGTGCTTTGAGAGATGGGGTCCATTCAATGAATGGTTGGTGCATTGCAATACACTTCTGTACCTGTTTTTCAAACGTCACCCCCGCCCTACCCTTAGAGaggcaatggggggagggaattgatattgatactgacttcctttgtaaagtgctttgagatctactgctgaaaagtgctatgtgaGAGCTGGCTGGCATTGTTATTATTGGGCCTTTCTCAAGGATGCTATGGGATGTCAAGTACCTTGGCTGGGCATAGACCTGAGACACTCCTGGAAATACCTTGGTCCTAGATTATCAAACTGTGGCTCTACTCTTCAAAGCAACTGTGTAAAAATGACCCCTTCATACTCATGAGCCACCACTCAGTCAGATTGTCCGTTTATAGTAACTAGGTTTTAACTACTTCACTCCTATTAGGGGTGCAGAGCTGACATAACcatgggagagggagctgggttctattctggcTCATGAATCATAAACAGAATCTCCAATTATGGGCTAAATTCTGTTCTCCCTATATGGCAGCAGCTTCTGTGGAGGCAGTTAAGTGTCTTACCTgtaaccaagggcagaatttgaggTGCAGAATCTTTGGTAATTACATGAAACAGAAGGAACCTAGCTTGACTCTCAGATGCCAAGCTGAGTTTACTGCAGCAACTCTTTTGCATTCCAGTAAGGCCGAAAGTTCCCAACAAggatcaggtccccattgtgctaggtgcagtataAACACACGGTGAGagtcagtccctgtcccaaagagcttacaatctgaatagACAAAACACAGAGTAGGGGAAAGGAATATAACCATCTTTTTTACCACTTATAAACTGAGCATGTTGAATATAGTCATTGAACGGCAATAAACAGGGAACCACCAATGTCATTTTCACAGTAGAACTGTACGTAAAGGGCTTCGTGTCGATAACAGCTTCCCCATTTGTGCCTATTATAAATCTGTGAAAGCAATAAACCTGGGTATTGTATATGAGTCCCGTGGAGATctggcagctgctcctgctgtTCACATGAGTTCCTCAGTAGAATGTAGCCCTGGCATGAGAGGTGCCCACTGAGCTTTGGAATGTGCCCAGAGGAAAGGGAGTGCAAAGGTAACTATTAAAAATCAGACACAGAACAGAAGTAGATTCTGCTCTGACTCAGCTCTCTGGCCAGAACCAACCCAGTTCACTAGGTAAAGTTACACTGCTTTCCTTCTCAGACCGACAGGAGGAGGATCTAGTCACTCAGATGTCTGAAACTGATGAAATGAAGAGAACTCAAAGTCGATACTGCAAGGTACATAGCTTTACAGGTTCGCCTTCCCCAGGCAAAATCAttacatgcatttttaaagcatGTGATGGTTTgataacctgtggaactcactgcttcGAGATGATAGGAAAATTGTAAGTAAAATTCTTAAAAGAGGGGTTAGGCACATGTATGAATAGCATCTGCAGTGCAAGCAGCTAGAGTAAATGACTGGCTGTCGATCCTTATGCTTCTGGCGTATATTGATCACCAGTTGGGGGCAGAAAGTATATCTTCTCTTTGGGTAGTATTGTAAAACTATCCAGGAGATTTATGGGAGTTTTATATCTTCCTCTGAAGGCTGGAGAAAAGATCATGGATTTGATGATCTGTTCCCATATGGCAGAGCTGTTATTTCTCAGGCTTCCTGCGTTAACATCATCTAAAAGGTTTACTGGTGCTACATTAATCAACACCGGGATATTACTGTGTTTTCCAGTGTGCTTCAGATTTCAGTATTTATTCCTTAGGATAGAACCAACTCCTGTTTGCACCTGGAATTATGGGAGGGGTCATTGTAATCCCTGTTTATAAGGGGCCACGTTAATGAAATTAAACACtgagactcagcagtgaggcccAACTGTAGCAATTCTCTTTCCTATGTAATTTTAAGTGTTTATCAAACAATACTGGCGCGCTCACAGTATTTCTAAGACACCTGTCATATGGGTAGCTAGGTGCCACGTAGAAAACTAAGATCAGTATGgtaactatttccccttgtttttaaCTAGCGCCCCCCCctccgttcctcagacgttcttgttaaaccctggatttgtgctggaaatgtcccaccttgattatcacacacattgtaaggagagtgatcactttagatagctattaccagcaggagagtggggtggggggagagaaaaccttttgtagtgataatcacccattttttcatggtttgtgtgtataaaaacatcttctgtattttccacagtatgcatccgatgaagtgagctgtagctcacgaaagcttatgctcaaataaattggttagtctctaaggtgccacaagtcctccttttctttttagtatggTAACAGTCTGCAGAGGATGACTTATTTTTATTTGATATtgatattgcagtagtgccattgtgcaaggtactgtacaaacacagtccaTGACCCAAAGAGCTAACAATATAAGAAGACAAATGATATatgaagggtggggggagaagagtaTATTCAAAATATATACAAGTGTTCatgttggtaaaaaaaaaaaagccagcataTATATCTAAGAGTTTCTGACTGTCCCCATCATAGCCATCAGAACTTGGTTGATTTCTTGTAGGCGTCACTGCAGAAGTTGGAGGGATTTGGAACAAAAGGTAGTAGCCTTATGAGTCACTTCAGGGAGGGCATTCCCTGCGTAAGGTGTGAAGACATTTGTGATTGAGGCTGGCAGAGCAGCGGGAAAGAAGGGATAATGCAGTGGGAAACACATGGACAAGTAGGGAGGGGCAGAGTTGTGAAGGGCCTAAAATACATTGGAGCTAATGATCAGACCTGACTATACTTCTCAGCTAGCAGCAGTCCTCTAACCCTTTTAGAAACCACCTGCTGTCTGGCGCCTGTGGACAAGTAGCCCCCATAACCTGCTGCCCAAGAGACTCTGGTGGCACATTCTCAAACTGATTGGTGTTTTTGTACATTATGGTTGGCCAAAATGCAGTCTGTGGGCCAAGCATGGACAGCAGAGATCTATAGTGTAGCCCTAATTTCCATTAAGGAGGCTGGGTCAAGGGATACAGGTTCCAGTATGCTATACCCCATCTTGATCTGAGCACCCCAAACTGTAAAGGAAAGGTGAAGTGCTCGTTGCCATGGATAGCATGGTTTGTGTCAGCTGTGCTTTCCCCAAGCTGTTCCAGGCCCGTACATAGAGCAAGTCACACATGCATGTTCTGCTGGGCTCAGCACCGCTGTGTAGACTCAGCAGCTGTCTGTGAGGAGCCCTTTTGGCAGTGACTGACTGTCCCCCCTCATCCACAGATGCTGGAAGATTTGATGAACAGTCACAAAGCTCAATCTGATGACTTGGACAAAGCCAGGTTCGAGACGCGGAGCACCCAGCAGGAGCTCGGCCACATCAAGTAGGGGAAATGTACCTTCCAAGGGGCTTGTGGGACATATGGCACTACATGTGTGCACGCACCATGCATTGCTGGCAATGTGGGGTGCATTCCTCACCCAGCTGAGCTCAGCACATCAGCTGCAAGTGCAGCTCTTTGTATAGCCACGGGATATTTCACCACAAACCACGTGGGAATGGCGCAAGTGTGTGCACTGCTGTGTGACCACTCCTCGGTGCCCCTGTGTGAAAGGAGTTGTGGGGAATATCCGCTCAGTTGCTAGTaggcaggtgtccacatcacaactAGCACTAACAGACCCTATGCTTGCACCCTCAGAGAAGGCAAAGGTGAATTCCCCTCTTGCTTCTAGAGGGGGCCTCTGCAGGTCACGATTGAGGCCTGTTATTGAGGCAGTGTGGAGAAGCCATCTCCGTACCTGCGTGGTGGATAGACAACATCCATCGCCAGGGTTGGCAATCCAGCACCTTGGCCAATGAG
Above is a genomic segment from Natator depressus isolate rNatDep1 chromosome 8, rNatDep2.hap1, whole genome shotgun sequence containing:
- the LOC141992985 gene encoding uncharacterized protein LOC141992985 isoform X2, coding for MNWDTQLNSILTATDSNVAKIKRLNTISISSKVDLLLDRINTEKVAFDESLAGSRQPCPTCLSLPRCRMATEELATISSQLHSQAKVIESLTQSVNRLKQEKELQQQQIHNLEEEVGRLHNSPQSGLESLLGRRMEGLKSELRNLRQQVFHQPDGDCTPDPYPSSSVMQEVHESKKLLWREYECVRREVDQLKHKLNRQEEDLVTQMSETDEMKRTQSRYCKMLEDLMNSHKAQSDDLDKARFETRSTQQELGHIKSTVTDLKDQMKNLPLEEKSYTKPVGKESAHGMESNDLLREEEIFSSSLSDDSASELSLTDVSSDELSSATEIKEPEGSKELSTPSLELEDSNPKEEAGSMSDEDLSSDLFDSLPELNLSDL
- the LOC141992985 gene encoding uncharacterized protein LOC141992985 isoform X1 → MNWDTQLNSILTATDSNVAKIKQRLNTISISSKVDLLLDRINTEKVAFDESLAGSRQPCPTCLSLPRCRMATEELATISSQLHSQAKVIESLTQSVNRLKQEKELQQQQIHNLEEEVGRLHNSPQSGLESLLGRRMEGLKSELRNLRQQVFHQPDGDCTPDPYPSSSVMQEVHESKKLLWREYECVRREVDQLKHKLNRQEEDLVTQMSETDEMKRTQSRYCKMLEDLMNSHKAQSDDLDKARFETRSTQQELGHIKSTVTDLKDQMKNLPLEEKSYTKPVGKESAHGMESNDLLREEEIFSSSLSDDSASELSLTDVSSDELSSATEIKEPEGSKELSTPSLELEDSNPKEEAGSMSDEDLSSDLFDSLPELNLSDL